In Erigeron canadensis isolate Cc75 chromosome 1, C_canadensis_v1, whole genome shotgun sequence, a single window of DNA contains:
- the LOC122587265 gene encoding GDSL esterase/lipase At5g18430-like: MSHLILVACFLLFILSHDHLVFGVDTIPANSPVSKNEPRAFFVFGDSLVDNGNNNFLMTTARADLPPYGIDYPTHRPSGRFCNGKNIPDLIAEEIGVEPLLPYLDRQLDGKKLLNGANFASAGIGILNDTGFQFVNVIRMPYQLAFFEQYQKRVANLIGPEKTKKLVNEALVLITCGGNDFVNNYYLVRRSLRSFQYQLPDYVKLLVTEYEKILKRLYDLGARKVLVTATGPLGCAPSVMALRSQKGECAVELQEAASLFNPQVVSMIGLLNKKLGSDVFISVEAHHLYHDFIKNPKAFGFEVGGKACCGQGLYNGLGLCTMLSNLCPNRDNYVYWDGYHPTERANRLIVQEIFNGTKYMKPMNLSTIMAIDFMKA, encoded by the exons ATGTCTCACCTAATACTAGTAGCTTGCtttcttttattcattttatctcATGATCACCTCGTGTTTGGGGTCGACACTATCCCCGCTAACAGTCCTGTATCTAAGAATGAACCTCGAGCATTTTTTGTGTTCGGCGACTCATTGGTAGACaatggaaacaacaattttttgATGACAACTGCGCGTGCTGATTTACCTCCGTACGGGATTGATTATCCAACGCATCGTCCTAGTGGTCGTTTTTGTAATGGCAAAAATATCCCGGATCTCATAG CGGAGGAAATCGGGGTGGAGCCACTATTACCGTACTTGGATCGACAACTAGATGGTAAAAAGCTTCTAAATGGTGCCAACTTTGCTTCTGCGGGTATCGGCATTCTTAATGATACTGGATTTCAATTT GTCAACGTCATTCGGATGCCATACCAACTAGCATTCTTTGAACAATACCAAAAACGAGTGGCTAATTTAATAGGACCCGAGAAGACAAAAAAACTCGTTAACGAGGCCCTGGTTTTGATCACTTGTGGAGGCAACGATTTTGTGAACAACTATTATTTGGTGCGAAGGTCTTTACGATCCTTTCAATATCAACTCCCCGACTATGTTAAATTACTTGTCACCGAGTACGAAAAGATTCTAAAG AGGCTTTATGATCTGGGAGCTCGTAAAGTACTAGTGACCGCTACTGGGCCACTAGGTTGTGCACCGTCCGTAATGGCATTGCGTAGTCAGAAAGGGGAATGTGCGGTTGAGCTACAGGAGGCTGCGAGCTTGTTTAACCCTCAAGTTGTGTCGATgattggtcttttgaacaagaAGTTGGGGAGTGATGTCTTTATTTCCGTAGAAGCACATCATTTATACCATGATTTCATCAAAAATCCTAAAGCCTTTG GGTTTGAGGTGGGTGGTAAAGCTTGTTGCGGACAAGGACTATATAACGGGCTTGGGCTTTGTACAATGTTATCAAATTTGTGCCCGAATAGGGATAACTACGTGTACTGGGATGGCTACCATCCGACTGAGAGGGCGAACCGGCTCATCGTGCAAGAAATATTCAATGGCACCAAGTATATGAAGCCCATGAACCTAAGTACCATCATGGCTATAGATTTCATGAAAGCATAG